CCCGCACGCCGCGCGGGCTGCAATGGACACGCAGTATTCTCATGCCGCGTCCTTGGACAAATCCATGCTGAAACGCATGGCACCCGTCAGCAAGCCCACGCGGAAGTAAAAGCGTTGCGCCAGGGCGTTGCCCAGCGCGGTGTCCAGCACCAGTTTCCGGCACCCCGCGCGCCGGGCGATGGTGGCCACTTCGCGCAGCAGGCCAGCGCCCCAGTTGCCGCCGCGACGCCCCTCCTTGACGACCAGGTCGTCCACGTACACGAAAGCCCCGTAGATCAGGTTTTCCTGCAGCCGATAGCCGGCCAACGCGACCGGTTCGCCCTCGCTCCAGCCGGCCAGCAGGCGATAGCCGTCGCCGTGCATCCGCTGCACGCGCGAGGCGAAATCATCCTCGTCACGCAGATGCGGACGCAGTTCGCGCATCACGGCGTAGCAGGCCCGCAGCTCGTCCGGCCTTTCCACATGGCGCAGGTCCTGGCCTCCCATTCCCTGGCCGACCGCTCCGACATTCCCGCTCCGCCCATCGTTGTCCCGCATCGCCCCGCTCCTTGTCGCATATGGCATCAGGATCGGGATCGTAGAAGCCGGATGCCATAATTCACAGAGCCATAAATCGACAGGCGGACTAGGCCATGATTCCCGTGTACCGGCAGATATACGAGCGCTTCCGCGGCGCCATCGCCAGTGGCGTGCTCAAGCCCGGCGATCGCATGCCTTCGATGCGCGCCCTCACGAAGGAACTCGGCGTGGCGCGCGGCACGGTCGAAGCCGCCTATGGCCTGCTGTCCGCGGAAGGCTATATCCAGGCGCGAGGGCAAGCCGGCACCGTCGTCACGCCTGATCTCGCCTTGCCCGCCGCCCAATCCGGCCGACCGACGGCGGCGCACGCCGGCGCGAGCCCCGGTTCCCGTACGGCCTTGGGCGAAAAATGGGGTCAGATAAACCCCTTCCAGATGGGCCTGCCCGCCCTGGACGCCTTCCCGCGCAAGATCTGGGCAAGGCTGGGCGCGCGATGCGTGCGGGCGATGCAAGCGGCCGACATGGCCTATCCGTGCTCCGACGGCATCCCGCCCCTGCGCACGGCCATCGCCGCCTACCTGCAGGTTTCCCGCGGCATCGCCTGCTCGCCGGCCCAGGTCTTCGTCACCACGGGCTATCGCCACACGCTGTCGCTCATCGTCCGTGCCCTGCTGGCGCGCGGCGACGAGGTCTGGCTGGAAGACCCCGGCTACCCGCCCACCCGCGAGCTCATCGCCGAGGCGCAGTTGCGCGGCGTGCCCGTACCGGTGGACGCTGAAGGCCTGGACGTCGCCCAGGGACTGAAGCTGGCGCCGGGCGCCAGGGCCGCCGTGGTCACGCCATCCCATCAAAGTCCGCTCTGCCTGACGCTGACGCTGCCGCGACGCCTGGCGCTGCTGGACTGGGCCAGCCGCGCCCAGGCCTGGATCATCGAAGACGATTACGACGGCGAGTACCGCTATGCCAGCCAGCCCCTGCCCGCCCTGAAAAGCGTGGACCGCGACGGCCGCGTCCTCTACGCCGGCACCTTCAGCAAGGTGCTGTTTCCCGGCGTGCGGCTGGCCTATCTGGTCGTTCCGGAAGACCAGGTGGCGCGTTTCACGCAAACCAGCCAGACTTTTTCGGGCGGCGCGCCCAACCTGATGCAATCGCTGGTCACCGCCTTCATGGCCGAAGGCCATTTCGCCCGCCACATCCAGCGCATGCGCAGGCTCTACAAGGAACGCCGGGAGATCGCCGCCGATGGCCTGGCCGGCGTCCTGGACCGCCATCTCCGGATCGACCCCCAGCCCGGCGGCATGCACCTGGTGCTGCGCCTGCGCGACGGGCTGCCTGACGCGCCGCTGGCCCGGCGCCTGCGCGAGCACGACATGGCCGCCCATGCCCTCACCCAGTGGGGCATCGCGCGCGACCCGGGCGCGGCGCTGCTGCTGAACTTCACCAATATCGACTCGCGCGAAACCGCGCGGCGCCTGGGCGGCCGGATCCTGGAACTGCTCTGAACCGGAGCGCCCCCCGGCAGCCCGGCGACGGTGTTGCCCCGGGCCGCCCCCCCGCCGCAACGGCCCCGACGGTGACCCCCAAGGCACAGCCCAATGCACAGCCCTTAATAATTCCGAGCCGCCGCCGTTAACGGAAGAGCGGGATGGCCCGCGGCCTTGTTTCGCACGATCGAAAGAACAGACCATGCAAAGTTTGCTGCCCCTGGGCGCCGCATCCGCGTCCGTCACCGCGCTGGCGTCGACGACGGCCACGCCGGCCGATCAGAAAAGCGCCACCCAGGGCACCGCGACGCCGGGCGTCGCCACGCCGGCCAGCTCGGCGACCGTCACCCTGACGGATGCGGAAACCGCCCGCTTGAACCAGATTTACGACGACACCGGCGCGCTGTCCGTGTCCACGCCTGTCTGGGAAAAGGATTCCAGCGACGCCATCAGCGCGCTGATGTCGAAGAATTACGACGCGACCGCCGTGGGCGACCGCTTCCACGGGCTGGGCGCGGCCTTGCTGGACCGTTTCCAGCTGGGTGGCGGCGATTATTCGCAGTCGGTGATCCTGCGCACGACCGACTCGGGTAGCGCGGGGGCGACATCCAGGCTCGACCAGATCCGGCAGACCCAGTTGCACACCGTGGCCGACAACCAGATCACCCTGGACGTCAAGACGGCCGGTGGCGCGACCGTCCACCTGTCGCTGACCAGCCAGGCCGGCGGCCTGGGCGTGCAGGTCGAAGTCACCGGCGGCACCCTGTCCACCGCCGAGCGCAACGCCCTGTCCGGCCTGGCCGACGCCTTCCAGGGGGCGATCGACGGCCTGACCAGCGTGCCGCCCAAGCTGTCCCTGGACGGCCTGACGAAGTTCGATCCCAATGTGCTGAGCTCGGTCAGCCTGCAGGCCAGCTTCAAGATGCCGGACGGCAGCGTGCAAAGCCTGGACTTCCAGGCCGACAGCCAGCATCGCAGCGTCGACTTCACGGGGGCCGCGGGCAAGATCAGCGTCAACGTGGACCTGTCCAATCCTTCCCTGATCGGCAGCGCCGACCAGCAGGCGCACGCCCTGGCCAGCTATATGCAGCAGTTCGACCAGGCCCAGAGCCGGGGCCAGGGCGATGCCGCGCTGATGACCATGTTCAAGGACGCCTTCGGTGCCCTGAACAGCAACTACAGCGTGGACCAGAAGCACCTGGCCATGGGCCCCGTCATCCCCTTGAGCGACGCCGACCATGCCATGCTGTCGGGCCTGGCCGATTTCAGCGCATCGGTGCAGGCGGCTGACACATCGCCCAATCCCATGCGGCCGGAGGAGCACGATTCCTTCTCCTACCAGGTATCGCAGCAGACCAAGATCCAGGGCAGCGGCGCCAACGATCGCGCCATCGAACAGAACCAGCAATCGCACCTGAGCGCCAGCTACCATCAGTCGCTGTATCCGGACACGCCCCTGAACCTGACCGGCGACAAGTCTTCTCAGAATTACTACTACTACAAGATCGACGACACGGCCAGCAGCGTGGCCAGCATCGCCTACACCGACGGCCGCCTGACGAAGGCGTCGCTGACGCAAACCGCCAGCCAGAACATGGACATCAGGAAGTACGTGGGTGGCGAAATGCAGGAGCGCCTGAATACGCCGTCGTCGGTGTCGCGCAGCTGGGACATGCTGCACCTGATCCAGGCCAGCATGCCCAAGGACGATGGCTCGGCCACCGAGCAGGACCGCGCCAACTG
This genomic interval from Bordetella genomosp. 8 contains the following:
- a CDS encoding GNAT family N-acetyltransferase; its protein translation is MGGQDLRHVERPDELRACYAVMRELRPHLRDEDDFASRVQRMHGDGYRLLAGWSEGEPVALAGYRLQENLIYGAFVYVDDLVVKEGRRGGNWGAGLLREVATIARRAGCRKLVLDTALGNALAQRFYFRVGLLTGAMRFSMDLSKDAA
- the pdxR gene encoding MocR-like pyridoxine biosynthesis transcription factor PdxR, translated to MIPVYRQIYERFRGAIASGVLKPGDRMPSMRALTKELGVARGTVEAAYGLLSAEGYIQARGQAGTVVTPDLALPAAQSGRPTAAHAGASPGSRTALGEKWGQINPFQMGLPALDAFPRKIWARLGARCVRAMQAADMAYPCSDGIPPLRTAIAAYLQVSRGIACSPAQVFVTTGYRHTLSLIVRALLARGDEVWLEDPGYPPTRELIAEAQLRGVPVPVDAEGLDVAQGLKLAPGARAAVVTPSHQSPLCLTLTLPRRLALLDWASRAQAWIIEDDYDGEYRYASQPLPALKSVDRDGRVLYAGTFSKVLFPGVRLAYLVVPEDQVARFTQTSQTFSGGAPNLMQSLVTAFMAEGHFARHIQRMRRLYKERREIAADGLAGVLDRHLRIDPQPGGMHLVLRLRDGLPDAPLARRLREHDMAAHALTQWGIARDPGAALLLNFTNIDSRETARRLGGRILELL